In Pseudomonadota bacterium, the following proteins share a genomic window:
- a CDS encoding DUF3659 domain-containing protein has product MRFVLPLVAIGAIAALVAHEAGAYQGCSLTVRNGTGSSVGRIDSDGTFRNGSGSSVGRFEEGGTVRNASGSSIGKVDPDGTVRNSSGSSIGRVEDDGTLRGSSGSSIGRIEQDGTVRNSSGSSRGRFDGYYPACRHISAAYLFFFEPLHTY; this is encoded by the coding sequence ATGAGATTCGTTCTTCCGCTCGTCGCGATAGGAGCAATCGCCGCGCTCGTCGCCCACGAGGCGGGTGCCTACCAGGGGTGCAGCCTCACCGTGCGCAACGGGACCGGCTCCTCGGTCGGCCGCATCGATTCGGACGGGACCTTCCGCAACGGGAGCGGCTCCTCCGTCGGCCGGTTCGAGGAGGGCGGCACGGTCCGCAACGCGAGCGGCTCCTCCATCGGCAAGGTGGACCCGGACGGCACGGTCCGCAACTCGAGCGGCTCCTCCATCGGCCGCGTCGAGGACGACGGGACGCTGCGCGGCTCCTCGGGCTCGTCGATAGGCCGCATCGAGCAGGACGGCACGGTGCGCAACTCGAGCGGCTCGTCCCGCGGTCGGTTCGACGGCTACTACCCGGCCTGTCGGCACATCTCCGCCGCGTACCTCTTCTTCTTCGAGCCGCTGCACACGTACTGA